The genomic region ACCGGGAGCCGGATATTGTACATCGAACAACGCCTGTGGAAATCCTCCGAAATCGTGAATCGTTTTGGGATGGTTCATCGCTGTAATATGCGTTCCCCGGGTAAGCCAGTGTGCCGAAATAACCAAAACCGCTTTGGGTTTTGGAATATCTTTTCCCATTTTGGCCCAGGTTTGCGAAAATTCGTTGTCTTCAATACCATTCATCGGCGAACCATGTCCGATAAACAAAACCGGAAGTTTTACATCTTCTTCCTTTAAATCTTGTGTCCAGTTATAAAACGGATATAATGTTGCCATACCTGCTCCTCCTATTATTGTTTTAATAAAATCCAGCCTATTCATTACTATACAATATTTGTATATACAAATATACATCATATCTCATTCATACCGTTTATTTTTATGATTTTTAACATTTTACCTTTAAATCTTAAAATTAACAATTATAAAATAAAAAACATATTGCTATATACTTAAACTATTCACTCTTTTTACCCCAAAAAACTACAAAAGCTCATTTTTACCTGTTAATTATTTTAAAAAAAGACATAAACTATAAAAAAATTATTTGTTATTAGTCTAAATAAAATAATGATAGTATTTTTGTGCCACTAAAAAAACCAAAATAAAGTGAGGTTATTATACGTCATTATACTACTCGCCTTCCAAACTGTAGTGGCACAAAAACATATTAACGGACAGGTTTTCGATCGTGATACCAAAGAACCGTTACCAAGTGTATTTGTTGTAAATCCCGAAACCAATGATTGGGCAATTACCGACGAAACGGGCACATTCCAGTTGCGTATGCCCAATACTAAAGAAGTAAGTATTACCTTTAGATTATTAGGAAAACAGGAAGCCACCTTAAACTATAAAAAAGAAAATCTAAATACAAAGATTGTTGTTTTCCTTCAAAAACAGGATTTACGTCTGGATGAAGTGGTCGTTACGGCTCGTAAAGGAAAAAAATTCTCCGAAATTACCATTGGCCGAGAGGTTATCGAACAGGTACAGGCATTTTCATTAAACGAAGTACTGGAGCAATTACCCGGACAAGCCATTACCAATTTTACATTAAACGAATTCAAGCCAATCGCTTTCCGTACAGTACGCCCTTCTACCGCTGCTAATACCGGTTTTGGAAATAAATCATTTGGAACCGCTATTGTTGTCGACGGTATTCCAATTTCGAATAACGAAAATATGCAGTCCTATGGCGGGAATTACGGTCCGCCTTTCTCTCCTAACTTCCTTGGCTTTGGCGATCCGTCGTCGTCGTCCGGATTTAACGGTTATTTTTCCAATGCCAATTACGGTGCTGATTTACGGGAAATTCCGGTGGATAATATTGAGAAAGTGGAAGTCGTACAGGGGGTTCCCTCAGCTAAATACGGTGATCTGACATCCGGTTTGATCAAAATCGAACAAAAAGCCGGTAAATCTCCATATCGCGTCTATACTTCCCTACGCGACGGAACAACCGAATATGGTTTTGCCAAAGGTTTTAAAGTGAACGATAAAATCGGTTTTGTTAACCTTACGGTGAATTATTTAAAATCGAATGCCGAACCACGTGTTTCCTATACCGAATACGAACGGATTACCACGAATTTAATGTGGAGCTGGTCAAGTAAAAGTAAAAACATCCGCAACTCTTTTTCGGTGGATTATGGTTTTAATAACGATAATGTGAATTACGAAGAAGAAGATACCGATAATAAAATTGTAAAAAACAAAAAGAAAGACCTTTCCGTTTCCAATCGTTTTAAATGGAAATTCAGTGAAAACAGTTTTTTCGATAATCTGGATATCAACGCGAATTTCAGATATAGTGATCAACTAACATACGAATCCAAGTTTGTGAATATTGGTGGTAGTATTGTCGGAACCAGTACTGAAGAAGGTGTTTATTCCGGAACTTATACCCTACCGAGCTATACATCCGTTAAAGCGGTAGAAGGTATTCCGATTTCCTCTTTTGCGTCGGCCGATTTATACAAAACATTTAACACCGGCGATTGGTCGCATTCGTTATTATTCGGTACTTCTTTCCGAACCAGCGATAACAAAGGACGCGGGCGTTTGGGAAGTCCGGAAACGATGATCAGTGCTTTTGCCTCGACAAACGGTGGTTCCGGTCAGGGATTCCGACCATATAATTATGGTGAAAACATCCGCGCCGAATACCAGTTTTCGCTATACGCCGAGGACAATATCACCCGAAACTGGGAAAACAGTACTTTTTATATGAATACCGGTGTGCGTTTGGATAATCAATTTGGTTTTACAACACTGGCACCGCGTATTAACAGTTATTATCAATACGATAAATTTAAGATTCGCGGTGGTTTCGGAATTACTTCGAAAGCGCCTTCATTAAACCAGATTTATACTGGTCCGCGCTACTATGATGCCGTTTTGGGCGATTATCGTTATCCGGGTTATTATAACCTTGGAATCGTACAGACGTTTATCGATTATCCGAATAATAAAGATCTGAAACCGACTAAAAGTATGCGTACCGAATTGGGATTTGATTATAAATTACCATTCGGAAACCTGAATTTCACCGGTTTTTACAACAAAATGTACGACGGAATTACCAATGAAGGTATCCCAAGTGTACGCGATATGGCCGTACTTGACATACAGTTTAACGGTACACAAACACCAACCTATCAGGTAACGGGTTATACACCTTTCTATTATTTACAAAGTCGTTTGGTCAATAAATTCGAATCGAAAGACCGGGGATTGGAATTTTTTATGAGTTTTGAAAAAACACCGTTTAAAAATATCACCTTCGATATTCAGGGAAGTTATATCGAAACGGTTAATACCGATACCCGCGATTCTTTCGAGCGTATCGCCAGTACGACACCAAGGCTGGAAAAAATGGCCGTTTTAAAGCCGTACGACGAAAATTCTAAAAGCTTCCGATTAGGCGCGAATGTCAATTATCACCTTCCAAAAGTGGGATTGATAATTGCTGTTCGAAGCGAGCATTTTATCATTGATAATACCAATTATAGAAGTGGTAACCGTTTATATGCCTATATCGATGAAAACCTGAACAAAATAATTATCCCGGAAGCCGAAAGAGATACGCATCCGTTATTACCGTTATTAGCGCAAAACAATGCATTAA from Flavobacterium sp. WV_118_3 harbors:
- a CDS encoding TonB-dependent receptor is translated as MRLLYVIILLAFQTVVAQKHINGQVFDRDTKEPLPSVFVVNPETNDWAITDETGTFQLRMPNTKEVSITFRLLGKQEATLNYKKENLNTKIVVFLQKQDLRLDEVVVTARKGKKFSEITIGREVIEQVQAFSLNEVLEQLPGQAITNFTLNEFKPIAFRTVRPSTAANTGFGNKSFGTAIVVDGIPISNNENMQSYGGNYGPPFSPNFLGFGDPSSSSGFNGYFSNANYGADLREIPVDNIEKVEVVQGVPSAKYGDLTSGLIKIEQKAGKSPYRVYTSLRDGTTEYGFAKGFKVNDKIGFVNLTVNYLKSNAEPRVSYTEYERITTNLMWSWSSKSKNIRNSFSVDYGFNNDNVNYEEEDTDNKIVKNKKKDLSVSNRFKWKFSENSFFDNLDINANFRYSDQLTYESKFVNIGGSIVGTSTEEGVYSGTYTLPSYTSVKAVEGIPISSFASADLYKTFNTGDWSHSLLFGTSFRTSDNKGRGRLGSPETMISAFASTNGGSGQGFRPYNYGENIRAEYQFSLYAEDNITRNWENSTFYMNTGVRLDNQFGFTTLAPRINSYYQYDKFKIRGGFGITSKAPSLNQIYTGPRYYDAVLGDYRYPGYYNLGIVQTFIDYPNNKDLKPTKSMRTELGFDYKLPFGNLNFTGFYNKMYDGITNEGIPSVRDMAVLDIQFNGTQTPTYQVTGYTPFYYLQSRLVNKFESKDRGLEFFMSFEKTPFKNITFDIQGSYIETVNTDTRDSFERIASTTPRLEKMAVLKPYDENSKSFRLGANVNYHLPKVGLIIAVRSEHFIIDNTNYRSGNRLYAYIDENLNKIIIPEAERDTHPLLPLLAQNNALIDRSLQKVYHNFHLRVSKDFKNGFRFSFYSNNFLDLKQTEDVIDNGVQTKRPKSGMVQLSFGTKIEYQF